Proteins encoded within one genomic window of Eurosta solidaginis isolate ZX-2024a chromosome 1, ASM4086904v1, whole genome shotgun sequence:
- the LOC137240525 gene encoding chromobox protein homolog 1-like, with product MKRSRELKIIGMANLSNMSETDEYSVRRIVARRVANGRTEYYIGWENSWEPAENLNCPAMLAAFEEAAKMEQGKGKCGATGFDRGLEPSTILGATMTATEEILFLIQWKGEETELVPADRANVECPQLVIKFYQERLQWE from the exons ATGAAGAGGTCAAGGGAACTTAAGATAATCG GTATGGCGAACTTAAGTAATATGTCAGAGACTGACGAGTATTCGGTACGACGTATTGTGGCTAGGCGCGTTGCTAATGGTCGCACCGAGTACTACATTGGGTGGGAGAATTCATGGGAGCCGGCGGAGAACTTGAATTGCCCCGCGATGCTTGCGGCATTTGAGGAGGCAGCGAAGATGGAACAGG GAAAAGGGAAATGTGGTGCGACGGGATTTGATAGAGGGCTGGAACCCTCAACCATACTGGGAGCCACTATGACCGCAACTGAGGAGATATTGTTTCTTATCCAGTGGAAAGGTGAGGAGACCGAGCTGGTGCCGGCTGACCGGGCAAATGTTGAGTGTCCCCAGCTTGTGATCAAGTTTTACCAGGAGCGGCTACAATGGGAGTAG